In Sceloporus undulatus isolate JIND9_A2432 ecotype Alabama chromosome 7, SceUnd_v1.1, whole genome shotgun sequence, one DNA window encodes the following:
- the LOC121936725 gene encoding transmembrane protein 47-like: MPSQGEEEDEEEEGSLLRPLKLIALLCASLALALDAAALGSPAWVTSQEDSLALWQTCRRHQDGGAWQCHSALQTDWQIATLVLILTAATITLLSFFMSLISFCLGTYKRYYRVIAVLLFAAVVLQVCALILYPIKFIDSNQLRSYHEFSWGYGLGWGSVIFMLGAAILYCLRIDVYEEAYH; the protein is encoded by the exons ATGCCATcccagggggaagaagaagatgaggaggaggaaggttctCTGCTGCGTCCCCTGAAGCTGATCGCCCTGCTCTGTGCTTCCTTGGCCCTTGCTTTGGATGCAGCTGCTTTAGGGAGTCCAGCCTGGGTCACTTCGCAGGAAGACTCCCTGGCCCTTTGGCAGACCTGCAGGAGGCACCAGGATGGAGGAGCCTGGCAGTGCCACTCTGCCCTACAGACCG ACTGGCAAATAGCTACTCTGGTTTTAATCCTGACTGCAGCCACCATCACTCTGCTGTCATTCTTCATGTCTCTGATTTCCTTCTGCTTGGGTACTTACAAGCGGTATTACCGGGTCATTgctgtcctcctttttgcagcag TGGTCCTGCAAGTCTGCGCCTTAATTCTCTACCCAATCAAATTTATTGACAGTAACCAGCTGAGGAGCTACCATGAGTTCAGCTGGGGATATGGTTTGGGTTGGGGATCTGTCATCTTcatgctgggtgcagccatcCTTTACTGCCTGCGCATAGATGTGTATGAAGAGGCCTACCACTGA